TGAAAAGACCAGCCCAGCAGTGGGGGACAATGAGCGGATTGTAGCCACCATCGTTTATCTCCAGGCTCCAAATGCTTCTCCCTAGTACTTTCTGACAACACATTTTCCACTCAGCTTCTCCATCCCACTCCCAGCTTTCCGCTGGCAAAGCCTCCTTGCCCATCTCCAGGCAGCAcgctcctctccaggctgctctTTAATTAGAGGAGCATTGTTAATAACCTCCCTCTCACCCCATGCAGCGGGTCCCAGCTCACCGGAGAGCTGTCCCTGTCCACAAGCCCACTCGAGCTTTTAAAAACTGCCGTCTATTTACTATGTCACTTACACTTACTTAAAGACATCACCCTGAAACCCTTCTGCCTAAAATTCAGAGGTTGTTCCCTTGCCGGAGCGGCAGCCAGGAGTTGCCGCTAAACAAGAGCCAAAAAGCAAGTGCACTTCCAAATGTCTCTGCTGGAGAGGACCTGGAGAAGCTCTGGCTGAGCCTGCGCAGGGGCTCGCGGTGGCTCTGGGCACACTTATGCCGCtcgaaagcagagcagagagagagctgGGACCTATACCTGGGCTGCCCCGTGTGCCGGAGTGAAAACAGACTGAGAACAATTCAACAAAATACCTATTTTCAGCAAAATACCTATTTTCAACACGTGCTCGGGCAGAGGATAACTGCAAACATGTGCTCGTATCCCCTTAGTTTAAATCTAAACATAAAGCCTACGCTTGGATGCTCTGGGGGGTCGGAAGGGAGCAGGGTTTGCCCGGGTCTCCATCCTGCTCCTGACCAGGCTGTAACGAGGGCACTAAGGACTGAGGTAGCCTCGAAAGAGAACAGTCCTGCTTGAAACAGGCccccaaaatatattaaaatgcacaaaaacctaacaaaacaaaaaagagagcgAAGCAAGGTCCCGAATACATTATAAATAGTAGCAAAAAGCACACACATTTATCAGCGTCTCTCAAACATTAATGCGCATCCGTGCCAAAAAGACACTGCCAAAGGCAGTAAAAACTGCATTCTCCTTTTTCTAATTATAAATTCAAGTTTAATGCCAAAACCACAGAATGCCAAATCTGACTGGTCTCTCAAGCAGAAATCTAAATTATACATATTGCTCTGTCTGAACTAAATTCCGCGGACATAATGGAAGGAAGAGGGGTCTGGAATAAGGCAATACCATTGATATTCAGAAAGGGCTTTGTAAAAACTGCTACAGACAGCTCGTGTGTCCtggcagggggagaggaaggtTATTCCTCGAGTGTAATGCAGGGAGAGACAGAATTACCGTGACTCCATCTCCCCAGATTACTTTGGAAAAGACAGAAATCTTCTCCAAAAGGTACTGGAACAACTTCATGCCCGTGGGGAGCGGGGCTTTATGTAACAACAGACCTCAAAGACATCTACTTCCACAGATATCACATAAATATGTGGAATTACTGAATCCAGtaatttctatttcctttttttttgggggggggggggaagggggatgtTTTACAAGAGTTTGCAGTCTGTCTTCCCTCCTGTTGCATAAAGCTGGCAGGGAGGTCCGAGCCCTCTCTGCGATACGGCTGGCACCTTACTCTGAACACAAGTGCTCCCACACACATACATTTTCCTGGAAGTAATTTTTccatggggcaaaaaaaaaaccccagtggcACGTGACAGCGCTAGCACAACACTTCCATTTTATAAGCAGCACATCATTTTTGTAAAAGACAGAGTCAAGAGCACCATTAACAGATGTTTTCCGACGGTTCACTGCTCCGCTGCTCAGGGAGCGACACCCCTGGGCTGCCCGGACAACCGGAGACTCCTCCCTCTGCACGTTCAAGGCACTTCTGGAACGCAGCATAGAAAGTTTTACGTTTAAAAGAAGAACGACGACGAAACTGCGGACCACGGTAATAAAACTAGTAAAATGCTAACAGCTACCCATCGCTTTCTGCTCATTTATATAAAAAACTGTAACGTCAGAGATCCAGTGTACAAATACAAAAAATTGTGCATAATAAATGTACTATAATACTGTACATACAGCATAAACCGTTCAATGAGAATGATTTAAATATACCTATTTGTCTCCTGACTTGGAAGACAGAAGAATAAAGTTCTATAATCCTAGAATATGCGTATAAACCCTTTCTGAGAGGTTGAATCACTAGCCAACGGTATCCCTGAAAATAAGCAGAGTCAAATATTTACTTAATGGAAGCCATTATTCAAGGGGTTGCTGGTTATAATAAACTAGGAGAAAAAACACAATATATAAACTCAGCCAACATTAAATCCAGACAGAGTTCTTCCCATCTCCCGACTTGCTACTGGCGCTGCTTTTGTTGGAGCCTGCTTTGGATTTCTTCTCTCTGGAACTGCCggggttgttttggttgttgtAAGCCTGGATGGCGAGGTCCAGGCGCTCCTGAGCCACTTTGATTTCCCTCTGCAGATTTTCCAGGTCGGCGGGAATGTTTTCCTCGTTGCTTCCATACTGCTGTTCCTGAGCTATGTTGGCTTTGTTCTGTTTGTAGGCCATTTTGGCGTTGGACAGTTCAGTGTATTGCATTTGCTCTGGCTTGACGGCGATGTTATAGCCAGGAGGAGCAGATGGCGTGTTCCAAGTAAAAGGGTAGTTATAGGTACCGGAGTCTTCCAGCTCCTTTCTCTTGTTGTTCAACGTGTCCCGGATTGTGCCAAATCCCAAATGGATCATCTCCCagacattcaaaagcaaacacatgCAGCTCACCCCGTACATTATTAGCAGGAAAATGGTCTTTTCAGTTGGCCTGGAAATGAAACAATCTATTTTGTGCGGGCACGGCTTCCTGCTGCACACGAATATGGGGCTGACCTCGAAGCCGTACAAAAAATACTGACCCACGAGAAAGCCGATTTCAAACGTAGTCCTCGCCAGAAGCTGCAGGACATAAATTTTCATGAGTCCATCCTCCCGGATCCGCCGCCTGCCATCATGCTTAGCTTTGGCAGGGGCCGGCTGCTCTTTATTCTCCCGCTCGCTCTCCAGCTCTATTTCTGGGTACATCATCGGGTCTTCCTCATGGTCCTCCTCAGTTTCCTCTAAGCCACGGTGTTGTTTCCAGCGCATGGAAAAACCTTTGCTTCTGATTCTTCTGTCGGCTTCGCTGTGTTCCACCATCCGGGCAATTTTATGTATCGCGTAGCCTAAATACATCACAGACGGAGTGGCAACAAGAATGATCTGAAACACCCAAAACCTGACGTGCGAAAGAGGAGCGAAAGCATCGTAACACACGTTCTCGCAGCCCGGCTGCTCCGTGTTGCACACAAACTTGCTTTGTTCATCGTAATAAATGGACTCTCCTCCCACCGCAGTTAGAACAATCCGAAACACAATCAACACTGTCAGCCAGATTTTGCCAACAAAGGTGGAGTGATTGTGGATCTCCTCTAACAGACGGGTCAGAAAACTCCAACTCATGGTGGTCAAATAATTttatctaaaaaacaaacaaaacccccaaatatttATGAGTTTATCAGCTTGAGCCTAAACGTTGCAAACATTCAACCAAGAGTCAGAAGACTCAAAAATTTAACAGCCAACACACAACCACGTTTGTAGCATCACCTGTTATCGGGAAACTCCAGCTGCCAGAATTTGCTTGAAGATCCTACGTCTCCTCCACAGGCTTTTGAGAAGTTTGctacaaaaaaaagcagcagttaatTGCCATTTCACAAACAAAACGTGCTCCCAAAGCTACTCCCGAGCAGGACAGAAAGACACGGCTGTTCTGTACTTCAAttgttaataaaaacatttacaCTTGAGGCTGAAGTCTCCAAAACACAGTGGATGGAGAGCTAAGCTCCCGTGAAATTTTATGGGTGCTGTTGGCGACGTCCCACCGCCAAGAGTGAGATTTATTTGAGCTGCACGGAGGAGGCCAAGCCCTGTTAAGAGCCTGAGCTGGCAACCTCGGCCTCGACCACAGCCACAGAGAGAAACGGCTCTCCACGGGGCAAGGCCATTTCTCCAGGCAGAAATGAATCACCCGCCCAAACCGAGAAGGAAGCAACCGCTGTTGTCTTTGATTTAAAGGCTGGACAACCCAGTGGCCTGAGTGGTGTGACCCTGCAGGTCCAGCCTAGAGACAGGGCTTGAGCTACGGAACTTCTAACCTGATGCTCAAACTGTTGTATGGATTTGGATTCGGTCCCTTAGGGAGGCTAAAAGTCTCCCTTCCAGGGCCAGAGAAGACTTTAGTATGTACTTTGTAGTGTTTTGGGGGAGAGTAGAAGGAAAATCTAGTTAAAAAACTTATCTGCCAAAAATTTTAGAAGAGATACTAGATAGAAATCAATATAAATTTGCAACCCTAACggtaaaaaaccccatcactggAACTCACAGCTGGCAACAGCGTGAGGTGAACAAAACCCAGCGACGTTCCAGGCCCAGCTGGAGCTCTAAGAAATAAAACTGGTCAAATATTGAGCACAGAAAGGACTGTTTGATGTTGTTACAGCACAGGGGATAAGACATCTTTCAGTCCTCCGATGATGCCAAACGTTAGTTTGTCAAAGACCCTAAAACCAGAATTGGATGAGTCTCTGGCACTCTGGTCTTAAAAGCGATTTATTCTTAGCCTGGAGGAATTCCAGGAGACTGGAAGAAAACTAGTATTTGCAACTATTCAACTTCTTCCACACAACCCCGGAGTTATTTGTTCACAggcaaaataatgaaatttgagGGGATGCAATCAATACAGAATTAAAGGATATAAATGTAATCCCCTTCTGGTGAAATTCAATGTTTCATTGAAAAGGCAACAGCACAGCCACGATGCGGATGGGCTGGGTGGGACATTTGATTTATTACATCATGACAGTGTGAGAAAAAATAGTGCAAGAGAGTATTAAAAAAGCCCATATTAAGTGGATTAAAAGTAACAAAGATCTTGACAAATGATTCCCACATTAGAACCAAGAGCAATTGTGTGTAATTACAGCAAGTTCTGCAAAGACTGGGAACAGGGCTGGCAGCGAGGCTGTGTTTTCCCCGGACTCGACCAGGCTGCTGACGGATCTGCAAACGGCACAGAAGTTTGCGGGCTGACAAATAAAGACGAGAGTTAGCTAGCAGCGATGCAGAAAAACACAGACTGCTCAAGCGGCTGAGTCCACTGAAACAAACCCACTGCTTTAACCAGGCTTAATGCAGAGACACACAGCTATGACAAAGAACTATAGTGGTTTTTGGAAAGAGGGGGCTGTCACTCTGGGCATCAGTTCCCAGGGAGGGGAGTGAGGGTCCCAATGGATGAGCATCCCAATAGGAGCTGGTGGTAGAGCAGAGCTGGTTAGTGCAATCCCTGGCTGGGTCACGTGCAAACGGGATCCAGGAGGGGGATCTTACCTCCTCGTTAGCAAGACAGCACTCAATGCCTGTGTCTGCATCCTTCAAGAGTTGATTAAACATCACAGCAGGAATTTATTAGTCTCGAAACCAGCTGAAGGACAGGGAAGATGCCTAAAAGTGAGAGATTTAGAGAGTTCAATTTGTTTAGCTGGGAaacatgggaagaaaaaggaaggattaCCGGTGAATCACTTAATCTAGCAGCTGTCAATTGAGCATGCAATCAATCCAAGGTTTACAGTCCAACATCTTCTTTCTACGCAACCACTCTACCACTACGCCGTAGGCAGAATTGGCTGAAATAACAGTtttgtaacaggaaaaaagaCCAGAGGGTTCCAGTCCCAGTGCAGCAGTTGGCTTCATCCCCTGAACCCCCATTCAGAGAACAGCTCTGGAACCCTCATTCTGCACTAGTGAGACGACAGAGTGCTTCAGACACTCCCACATTCAGCATTTCCCAGGGGCTCACTTCCGATTAGGAGTCAAAATGGGTGGCAGAACAATTCTGGGGGTACTCTATGTGCCTGAAGAGTCTCCAGtaccaaaacagaaaaggcaaGTGAACCCCACACCTGGAACTGGGGGTTACCGAGGTAAGAGCCACAACACCCACATTCACACCACGCTGCACAGCCGATTTAGTCACCGCAGACGTGTAACGGGACACACATGTTGGCAGCTGACATGTTGTGATTTGTCaattaaaaatgagacaaaaccCAAATGAGTTTAAGGAGGAGTTAATTTCCGCTCACTGAAAACACTAGGGCCAAACTCTTTTCTAAAAGTAAACTACTAAGTAAATTTGAAATGAATTAAATACTGTTGCCAGTAGTGTAAATCTGGAGTAAAAGCAGGAACTTGCCTTTATATTCTCAGATACTGTCAATGTTTACTCGTCAGTGGTGAACAACAGAGAAGTTTGGAACTGGTGCTGGTTGCACTAAGAGAGGGGACACCGAATCTTTAAGACCAGCAGCTGCCTCGACATCTAATAAATTCTTTCGAGGTATTTATCAGCCTCTTCACTGTGTGTTTTCCATCTGCAGACCTTACCCCTACGGTCGGCTCGTATCACACCTCACCAGCCATAAAAAGGAAGACCAGCTGGAtcacccccggggctccccggagACAGCCACTGGAGGGCACAAGGCATCTGGCCGGATCTGAGCTTGCTTCGGGAGAGGGATGGGATTCACTGCCTGGATTCCACCGGTTATATAAATGAGCAGCGTGACAAACCTACAGCCAGACACTGACCGCACACTCTTGTACATTTAGGTTAACCACAGCCTTCAGACGCAGAACGCAGCATTATCAGACACGTGCTTAACAGCCAAGACTTCTGTCAGTTAGAGAGTTCTGGCTGCCGAGATGTGAAGTTGCTGAAGAGCTCTGATTCTCTTCAACAAGAAACTGTCACTTATTCTATATTTAGTTTTAGtccagagcagagctggtgaCACAAATATGGGAGAATCCACCAGCAGGCAAAGAACTGCTTTGTCTTTAAGGAAACACACATTTCGGTTCAAGCAAAATGACCTGTCGTTAAACCTTTCTCTCATCGGAAACGTTCAGCCCATCCAAATTAAACATAATATGAAAGCAAAAAAGTTGTTCCAGGCAGAAGTGTGGTGTTTGAAATGGTGGCATCCTTCAGTTTCAGGAGATCAGCCAAGGTTAGAGACTGCGTGTTTCTGCCTTTCCAGCACATGTACTGCGGGACCCAGACACATCGCAGTAACCTTCACCTAACGTACACTTGGCGTCTCCCGCCTTTGTTGTTCTGGCAACATTTAACTCAATAATTTTCCGTTGTTTGAAACAAAAGTCTATGGACACTGACACACatctcaaaaaggcaaaatgtcAGCAATTTCAGCTAATTTAAGTCATGCCAGGAAGTGCATTTGAGAGAGACTTTCATTCCTTGTATTTGTCATAAGTTCATTCCGGCACTCGCAGCGGAGGAGGCTCCTCAGAGCAGGCAGGAGATACGATGCAAATAACATGACGCTGATCTCTGACAGCAAGCTGGCTCCCACGAATTAAAGTTTTGCAGACACTGACATCcagaaagaataaagaagaatTTGGAGCAGgtacatgggaaaaaaagaaatcagctttaGGTTAAGAGATTCTCTGCAGGAAATCTCTGGAGTTATTTAACACGGCTATTGTTCACATCCAGACAGCGAAGGGCCTCAAGCGCGCAGCTTCCCCCACCCAGCCCATATGTGGGTCTGAATATGAATTTAAACATGGGATTAATTTCATCCCATTTCAGCTTTCTCATCTAGCTGTGACGGCCTCTCGCCCACCAGGGAGGGAAGAACCGCTCCTCGCAGGAGCCATTTACCGTAGCAACCTTGAAATCCTGCCTTTGGATGAGACAGTTGAAGTGTGGCAGGGAGGGACAGTgggacagggagaagggaggCAGCTGGAGGTGCAGTTACTCTGGTGAAAGGCTCCCAGCAACGCCTCGTACCCCCTGAGGTGGACGGCACCTGGAAAGCGGTGCAGGTTCCAACAGCCAAGCTTCAAGAACAGCCTCGCTCCAGGCTGTCGAATCCCCAATGCCTTCGGAATGTATGACATGAGGACTCGTTTCCCATCATTCCATCAACGACAGAGAGCAGGACTGAGCGCACCCTCGGCAattttgtggatgacaccaagctgaggggTGCCACTCctcactggagggaagggatgtcgtccagagggacctggacggctggaggagtgggcccatgtgaaatTCATGaagttgaacaaggccaagtacaaggtcctgtcCCTGGGTTGGGACAATCCCCAACATCGGCACAGACTGgggggtgggtggatggagaCAAGTCCTGCAGGGAGGACTGGGAGATACTGGAGGCTGAAGaactggacatgagccggcaatgtgaaAGCCAgctgtaccctgggctgcatctccagcagcgtggccagcagggcaagggaggggattctctggagtcctcagcagaagacatggacctgttggagcgggtccagaggaggccatggaaaCAGGGGGCTGGATGGAACAGGGGGGTCTGCTATGGAGAGACACTGAGGGAGCtagggttgttgagcctggagaagagaaggctctggggagaccttattgcagcctttcagtacttaaaggggacttctaagaaaaatgaggactttttaccaaggcctgtagtgacaggacaaggggcagcagttttaaactgacagagagCAGGTTTAGGCtatgctcagcactggtgaggccccacctcgagggctgtgtctggttttgggcccctcaccacaaagaagacattgaggggcgggagcgggtccagagaagggcaacggagctggtgaggggtctggagcacaagtcttgtgaggagcggctgagggagctgggggtgttcagcctggagaaaaggaggctgaggggagaccttctcgctctctacaactccccgaaaggagggtgtagctgggggggtcggtctcttctcccaagtcacaggcgatgggacaagaggaaacatccTCAAGCTGCACAAGTGGAGGtccagattgggtattaggaaaaaaatttaaaccgaaagggttattaagtcttggaatgggctgcccagggaagtagttgaggcaccatccctggaggtatttaaaagtcggTCAGATGCGGTgctcagagatatggtttagtggtggtttttgtcagtgttaggttgatggttggacccgatgatctaaaaggtcccttacAATGTCAGCAATTCTATGATTAGGAAGACATACTTTACCATGaagatggtgagagcctggcccaggttgcccagagaagctgtggctgccccatccctggaggggttcaaggccaggttggagggggcttggagcaacctggtgtggtgggaggtgtccctgcccagggcaaggggtggccctggatgagctttaaggtcccttccaacccaaaccatcctgtgactCTGACTCTGCTGCAAGGACTCTACAACTGACGTCTCCACCAAGGCTAACCGACTGTGCTGGGAAGGCTGACAGGCCaacccaccctccccagcccagctcaccATCTCTCCACAGCCAGAGACACCCTGCCCCAGTCCATCCCCAGGTACGGGCTTCAGCTCACAGCCGAGATTCCCCGGAGCAGAGATGAAGCAGGAACACGGCTTCCAGCCCTGAGACCCAGCGCCCAACAGGGAGCTGAAACTCTCGGGTCTCTCCGAATTCCAGTAGTTCACTAGCACCTCCTCCGACAAGGTTTGTCTTAAACTGCGTATGTAGGAGAAAGATTTTCTTGCCAAAAGGCAGTTATTAAGGGGAACATATTtacaggaagacattttttttccccttaaaatatGTCATCAGATGTCACGCTAATGAAATTTGATTAATGTAttaatgatttatttgttttgttttgtttttaagcagtttAAAAGACGGgtgctgagcagaaaaaaaacttcaagaaTAAATACATGGCAATTCTGTTGATAATCAAAAGAGGTTTCATGCTGCATGAAAGTAAAATTGGGCCCACAGGCTAATTAAAATAGGATTTGAATTAGGATGAATGAATAATTAGCATTATTCACTCAAATCTCATTTACATTGAAATATAAGAAATTgcatgatttaaaattatttttgaggaaGCAcgggcttccttttttttttttttttaacctgaaaaatgagtaagacTTTACtgttcaagaaaggaaaaagtcatGGCCAGACCCAGTCCCACAAGGTACCAGCACACCGCAAATCCTGCTGAGTATAATGCCAATGCCACCCGCCTTCCCAACAATTCCAGCATCCATCCTCCTCAGCGACGTGAGGGGAAGGACGCGGGGATCCTCCCGGGGTAAGAGCAGTCACAGCTATCACCCTTCCGTCATTTGTGAAGGAAGGGGGTTCAATCACCACCACCTTCATTCCTGTTTTTCAGAAACGTTCACAGCAGCGTGCAGCtgaaaaagaataaggaaacaACTGCACTGAATTTTAGTTTTTAATCAATATTATAGAATATTTGAGAGTGAAAAGGCTGGGACTTTCCAGACAACACAGCACTTTTTCAAGCAAATACTCGGTCATCTGGCGAGTCTCACGTGGCAAAAAGCAGAGAATGGTTTTGAAAAAGCCCCAGCGTCAATGTCAATTTGGAAACCATTTCTGAATGGTGCCTTCAGATCCCAGGCACGTTAACAAGGGGCTGCTCATCCCCAGACCGATGCCCTCGAGTCTAAAAAACCCCTCGTCGAATTATGAGACCGCAGATCCTATGCAGGATATAAATAGAACACTAAAATATGGGTAAGAGGTAGAGATATAATAAGATTCTTGCGctgtcaaaaaaataaagatgtcaaGTACGTATCTTTTTGAAAATCAACACGCACATACACACCCGAGCATTCAGCTTAAAGATAAACTGGAATTTGCAGATAAGACATGAACCTCCAGTAGCCTCAGCGTGCCCTCTAGGTAATGCTAACATGGAAAGCCAGTGACAATTTTAGCAACACTCCCCCGCAGTGACACAATTCAAATGAAATCGCTATGTGTTTCGTGCTGGCCAAAACTAGCATTTACTTCACCTACAGCAACCGCAGTCCTCCTGGAAGCAGCATTTCCAGGGCAGACTCCCCAGAGCACGCCAGACCCCAAGTTTGGAGGAGCGGTGTCCGTCGGGGCA
The Numenius arquata chromosome 23, bNumArq3.hap1.1, whole genome shotgun sequence genome window above contains:
- the GJC1 gene encoding gap junction gamma-1 protein, which translates into the protein MSWSFLTRLLEEIHNHSTFVGKIWLTVLIVFRIVLTAVGGESIYYDEQSKFVCNTEQPGCENVCYDAFAPLSHVRFWVFQIILVATPSVMYLGYAIHKIARMVEHSEADRRIRSKGFSMRWKQHRGLEETEEDHEEDPMMYPEIELESERENKEQPAPAKAKHDGRRRIREDGLMKIYVLQLLARTTFEIGFLVGQYFLYGFEVSPIFVCSRKPCPHKIDCFISRPTEKTIFLLIMYGVSCMCLLLNVWEMIHLGFGTIRDTLNNKRKELEDSGTYNYPFTWNTPSAPPGYNIAVKPEQMQYTELSNAKMAYKQNKANIAQEQQYGSNEENIPADLENLQREIKVAQERLDLAIQAYNNQNNPGSSREKKSKAGSNKSSASSKSGDGKNSVWI